The region CATCTGCCCAGCTGCAGCACTTCCACACCCGCACCCAGACCGGCTCCGAAGGCTGGATGGCCACCCCCGCCCTCCTCATCATGCTCGGCCTGGTAGCCGTGACGATCCTGGTCACCGTCCTCCTGCCCCGCCTCACCAAGGCGTTCCCATCCGCTCTCGCCGGCATCCTCGCCGCCACTGCCTGCGCCTTCGCCTTCGGCATCCACACCCGCACGGTGGGCGATCTCGCCTCCATCAAAGGCACCCTCCCCACCTTCCATCTCCCCGCCGTCCCATACGATCTCCACACCCTGCGCATCATCCTGCCCTACGCCCTCATCCTCGCCACCATCGGCCTCGTCGAGACCCTTCTCACCCTCAACCTCATCGACGAACTCACCGGCACCAACAGCCAGCCCAATCGCGAGTCCATGGCCCAGGGCCTCGGCAACCTCATCGGCGCCCTCTTCGGCGGCATGGGCGGCTGCGCCATGATCGGCCAGAGCATGATCAACCTCAACGCAGGCGGCCGACGCCGGCTCTCCGGCATCTGCGCCGGCACCTTCCTGCTCGCCTTTATCCTCTTCGGTTCGCGCCTCATCGAGCGCATTCCCCTCGCCGCGCTCGTCGGCGTCATGTTCGTCGTCTCAGCCGAAACCTTCAGTTGGAAGAGCCTCAAAGGCTTCGCCCGCATCCCCCGCCACGACACCATGGTCATGCTCGTCGTAACGGCTGTGACCGTGCTCGCCAACCTCGCAGTCGCCGTTGTCGCAGGCATCGTCATCGCAGCCCTGGTCTTCGCCTGGGACCACGCACAGGAGCTTGAAGTCACCATCACGGAAGAGCCCGGCAGCAAGACCTACCGTCTGAAGGGCAGCCTCTTCTTCGCCTCCGCAGCCCAGTTCACAAGCTTCTTCCAACCCAAGTTCGACCCCGCAGAGGTCTTCCTCGAATTCCACGAAGCCCGCATCATGGACTCCTCCGCACTGGAAGCAGTCGAGGCCCTCGCCACGCGTTACCGCGAACAGGGCAAACGCCTCCACCTCCACGGCCTCAGCGAAAGCTGCGACAAGCTCCTACGCCGCAAGGACGGAGCCGGCCTGCTCCTGTCACTAGCTGACTCCTAGTTCTAGTTTTCTGTCATCTCCGCCGCCGCGTCCTTGATAGCCTGCTCCGGCACCCCATGAGCCAGCAACCTCTGACTGAACTCCTCCACGGCACTCTCCTTCACCCGCAGTGCCTCCCTCTCGGCCAGATGCTTCCGCAGCCCATTCGAGATATAAGCCCGAATCAGCGCCTGGTATCCGCCAAATCCAAGCGTAGGCGCAACCTCCTTGAGATCTTCGATCACATGATCCGGCAAACGCAGTGAGATCAGGGTCATCGGTTTATCAGCCTGCATATTGCGCTTGATGCGTTCAGTCATTTTCATAGCGTCTCCTTTCCGCCCGTTCCGCAAGACGCGCGGAGATAAGGCGGAGCACATCACCTTCCCGAACTACATGAACGACGTACAGCAATCTGTACTCGCTTGTAAGACCGATACACGCCTGCCGCGCCTCTTCGTCAGGACTGGCATCCTCATACCGAGCCAGTTGATCCAGAAAGACCTCCCGAGCCTGCTCGAAGCGAACGCCATGCCATGCCAGATTGCGAGCAGCCTTATCGCTATCCCAGACAAAGCGCTGCCCATCGAGCATCGAATGCATAGCCATATATCTATTGTATATACAACAGATATAAGCTTACAGCGACTAAGAGAAGTTTTCCGTCGGCGGCCTGCTGGTCTCGGTCGTGTAGGATGAAGCGGCTATGCAGGAGAGATTCACTTGCCAATACGCAGTGCAATTTGGAAGGTCGGAGCAAAACCAGAACCGTTGACTGAATCGCTTCTTGCCAGAGAACAAATACTTGAAGATATGATTGTCGCCGCTCCGCAAATACTCTCAGATGAGTGGATGTTGATCGGAAGACAGGAGGACACGGGATTCGGCGGAAGGATAGACTTATTGGCTATCTCGCCAGATGGCTCCCTGGTACTCATTGAACTCAAACGTGACCGGACCCCTCGCGAGGTGGTTGCACAGGCTCTTGATTACGCAAGTTGGCTCAGCAACCTTCGTGCAGATGAAATTGCTGAAATCTATGATCGTTTTGCGCCAAACAGGAGTTTGGAAGCAGACTTCAAAGCACGTTTTGCCCTGAACTTAGACGAGGACATGCTGAATCAAAGCCACGAGATTGTCATCGTGGCCGCTTCATTAGATCAAAGCAGCGAACGGATAGTGAACTATCTAAACGAGCGAAATATATCGATTAACATTCTCTGCTTTCAGATCTTCTCTCATAGCGGCGAACAATTACTCAGTAGGTCGTGGTTACTTGATCCAGTTCGTTCACAGGTCAGCAGTGCTGCCACAACATATAGCGAATCGGAACCATGGAACGGCGAATTTTATTGCTCCTTTGGCGAAGGAGAATCGCGTTCATGGGAAGACGCGACTCAATATGGATTTCTGTGCGCTGGCGGAGGCGTTTGGTATAGCAGAACGCTTGGTCTAGTAAAGCCGGGAGACAGAATTTGGGTAAAAGTTCCCAATATGGGATTCGTCGGCGTGGGAAGGGTTACGGGACAAGCTTCCCCAGCCGCCGCTTTTACTGTGAAGGATTCTAACGGCATTGTGGTACCTATCCTCGATGTCGCAAAGAAAGGTATGTACCACCGTGAGTTTGCCGATGATCTGG is a window of Granulicella tundricola MP5ACTX9 DNA encoding:
- a CDS encoding BrnT family toxin; this translates as MAMHSMLDGQRFVWDSDKAARNLAWHGVRFEQAREVFLDQLARYEDASPDEEARQACIGLTSEYRLLYVVHVVREGDVLRLISARLAERAERRRYEND
- a CDS encoding SulP family inorganic anion transporter; its protein translation is MRLADVRIELLAGLTSALSLVPEVVGFALVAHVNPLTGLYAAFIICLIAAIFGGRPGMISGAAGSMAVVSAGLVLQHGVEYLFATIILTGILQLLFAWFRLGKLIRMVPHPVMIGFVNGLAIVIASAQLQHFHTRTQTGSEGWMATPALLIMLGLVAVTILVTVLLPRLTKAFPSALAGILAATACAFAFGIHTRTVGDLASIKGTLPTFHLPAVPYDLHTLRIILPYALILATIGLVETLLTLNLIDELTGTNSQPNRESMAQGLGNLIGALFGGMGGCAMIGQSMINLNAGGRRRLSGICAGTFLLAFILFGSRLIERIPLAALVGVMFVVSAETFSWKSLKGFARIPRHDTMVMLVVTAVTVLANLAVAVVAGIVIAALVFAWDHAQELEVTITEEPGSKTYRLKGSLFFASAAQFTSFFQPKFDPAEVFLEFHEARIMDSSALEAVEALATRYREQGKRLHLHGLSESCDKLLRRKDGAGLLLSLADS
- a CDS encoding endonuclease NucS domain-containing protein, producing MPIRSAIWKVGAKPEPLTESLLAREQILEDMIVAAPQILSDEWMLIGRQEDTGFGGRIDLLAISPDGSLVLIELKRDRTPREVVAQALDYASWLSNLRADEIAEIYDRFAPNRSLEADFKARFALNLDEDMLNQSHEIVIVAASLDQSSERIVNYLNERNISINILCFQIFSHSGEQLLSRSWLLDPVRSQVSSAATTYSESEPWNGEFYCSFGEGESRSWEDATQYGFLCAGGGVWYSRTLGLVKPGDRIWVKVPNMGFVGVGRVTGQASPAAAFTVKDSNGIVVPILDVAKKGMYHREFADDLEKCEYFIPVDWLQTLPVREAVWEIGLFGNQNTVCKPTTPSGGSQ